A single genomic interval of Spinacia oleracea cultivar Varoflay chromosome 6, BTI_SOV_V1, whole genome shotgun sequence harbors:
- the LOC110793618 gene encoding subtilisin-like protease SBT2.4 produces the protein MLLEKSHNQLLQSTLDIGTYNKLHSFTHLANGFAVHTTPSQAEKLKNSPTVKLVVKDRGVKLMTTYTPEFLKLPQTVWDDDEQEGNKNAGEGIVIGFVDSGINPFHPSFADDDFLSINTTLVCSNSSRFCGACETGPRFPASSCNGKIVSARFFAAGAQAAALLNASVDFLSPFDAVGHGSHVASTAAGNSRVPVVVDGFFYGTASGMAPRARIAVYKAIYPTVGTLTDVLAAIDQAVKDGVDILNLSVEPDEPGEDTITFLDVFEIFTLLARRAGVFVVQAAGNKGPDPSSVVSFSPWSVGVAACSTDRSYPATLFLGNGQKIAGVGLSGPTFGNGILKYKLVLAKDAVYINGSFPRTSPYIEECQFPEALDPVVVAGSIVICNFSDGFYNQTSSLTSIINTAKMLGFMGFILAANPAYGDFVAEPVPFPVPGIMIPKTADAKIMSQYYEERTKRSAQGCVIKYNARASIGEGRMAFFDRQAAAVSRFSSRGPDIIDSHRNPADVLKPDFVAPGQQIWAAWSPLSALEPIFKGNDFAMMSGTSMAAPHIAGIAALIKQHNPSWTPSMIASAISTTATKYDNSRDIILSEGFDLGSFYPSTPFDIGAGLVNPARAIDPGLTIIPGEGEYVAFLCSLPNINKTEVEVMTGGSCNHPLAHPADLNLPSVTITSLIGSQLVRRNVTNVGNKQETYLCAVLPPIGVTVDVSPTWFTIAPTETQDLEIKLNVTQANKDFSFGEIVLTGSLDHIVRMPLSVLPVSVS, from the exons ATGCTCTTGGAGAAGTCTCATAACCAACTTCTCCAAAGCACCCTAGACATTGGAACCTACAACAAGCTCCATAGCTTCACCCATCTCGCTAACGGCTTCGCCGTCCACACCACTCCCTCTCAG gcaGAGAAGCTAAAAAATAGCCCTACGGTGAAGTTGGTGGTAAAGGACAGAGGTGTAAAGTTGATGACAACATACACACCAGAATTCCTAAAGTTACCTCAAACTGTATGGGATGATGATGAACAAGAGGGAAACAAAAATGCAGGGGAAGGGATTGTCATTGGCTTTGTTGATTCTGGCATCAACCCTTTCCATCCAAGCTTTGCTGATGATGACTTCTTATCCATCAACACTACTTTGGTTTGCTCGAATTCAAGTCGGTTTTGCGGTGCCTGTGAAACGGGCCCACGCTTTCCGGCGAGTTCTTGCAATGGGAAGATAGTTTCAGCTAGGTTCTTTGCTGCTGGAGCTCAAGCTGCTGCCCTTCTTAATGCTTCTGTGGATTTCCTCTCCCCCTTTGATGCTGTTGGTCATGGAAG TCATGTAGCATCAACAGCAGCTGGGAATTCTAGGGTTCCAGTGGTGGTGGATGGTTTCTTCTACGGCACAGCCAGTGGAATGGCGCCACGTGCTCG AATTGCAGTTTACAAGGCTATATACCCAACAGTTGGTACTCTAACTGATGTATTGGCTGCAATTGATCAA GCAGTGAAAGATGGAGTTGACATCCTGAACTTGTCGGTAGAACCAGACGAACCAGGAGAAGACACGATAACTTTCCTCGATGTATTTGAAATCTTCACACTACTGGCAAGAAGAGCAGGGGTTTTTGTGGTACAAGCAGCAGGGAACAAAGGGCCCGACCCGAGCTCCGTGGTATCCTTCAGTCCTTGGTCTGTTGGAGTCGCTGCTTGCAGCACGGACAGAAGTTACCCTGCTACTCTCTTTCTCGGAAATGGTCAAAAGATTGCAGGAGTTGGGTTATCAg GGCCAACCTTTGGAAATGGGATACTGAAATATAAGCTGGTGTTGGCAAAAGATGCTGTATATATTAATGGTTCATTCCCAAGAACATCACCTTACATAGAGGAATGCCAGTTTCCGGAAGCTCTTGATCCCGTAGTAGTGGCAGGCAGCATAGTGATCTGCAACTTCTCAGATGGATTTTACAACCAGACTTCTTCTCTGACTTCCATTATCAACACTGCAAAGATGTTGGGATTCATGGGTTTCATCCTGGCTGCCAATCCTGCTTATGGTGATTTCGTTGCAGAACCAGTGCCTTTCCCTGTGCCAGGGATCATGATCCCCAAAACTGCAGATGCAAAG ATCATGTCTCAATACTACGAAGAACGAACTAAGAGAAGTGCACAAGGATGTGTAATAAAATATAATGCGAGAGCCTCGATAGGTGAAGGGAGAATGGCGTTTTTTGACAGACAAGCGGCTGCTGTAAGTAGATTCTCTTCTAGGGGACCTGATATCATTGACAGCCATAGAAATCCTGCAGATGTTCTCAAGCCTGATTTTGTGGCTCCAGGACAGCAGATTTGGGCAGCTTGGAGCCCTCTCAGTGCTTTAGAGCCCATTTTTAAAG GGAACGATTTCGCTATGATGTCTGGAACTAGTATGGCAGCACCTCATATTGCAGGAATAGCTGCACTGATCAAGCAACATAACCCTTCATGGACTCCGTCTATGATTGCATCAGCAATCTCCACTACTGCCACAAAATACGACAATTCCAGAGATATTATACTCTCGGAAGGATTTGATCTTGGTAGCTTCTATCCTTCAACTCCCTTTGATATAGGTGCTGGCCTGGTGAACCCAGCAAGAGCAATAGATCCCGGTCTAACAATTATTCCAG GAGAAGGAGAATACGTAGCTTTCCTGTGCTCTTtgccaaatatcaacaaaacaGAAGTTGAAGTTATGACAGGTGGCTCGTGCAACCATCCACTCGCACATCCAGCAGACTTGAACCTACCATCAGTGACGATAACTTCTCTTATTGGATCTCAATTAGTTAGGCGGAATGTGACCAATGTGGGAAACAAACAAGAAACATACCTGTGTGCAGTGCTTCCACCAATTGGGGTCACAGTTGATGTATCTCCAACTTGGTTCACCATAGCTCCAACAGAAACTCAAGATCTGGAAATAAAGCTGAATGTTACCCAAGCAAACAAGGACTTCAGCTTTGGAGAGATTGTTCTAACAGGTAGCTTGGATCACATTGTCAGGATGCCCTTGTCAGTTTTGCCCGTATCAGTATCTTAA
- the LOC110793612 gene encoding O-fucosyltransferase 15 isoform X1, which translates to MNLSSINGVSKNFSDSDQSLDTPTYQNRKRGSRKRATRVSPWKRFKGLGFLIGLLGLFFLVNWWMLSRLNHSGSGPEISSSAENSKSSVVIKEDLGDIIKVNKPQKTPFGRLLKLAAHALAEGQNKPEPKGLWEEPYDRASNWKPCAEERDWEPSEGNNGYIMVTANGGLNQQRVAVCNAVAVARLLNATLVLPKFMFSSVWRDVSQFGDIYQEEHFINYLKPDIRIVKELPKELQSLDLDAIDSVVTDEDIMKEAKPSYYRKNILPLLLKNRVLHFLGFGNRLAFDPVPSQLQRLRCRCNFYALQFVPKIQEGGALILQRIRQNSSYAGPLDNYLLGPHAKKMVKGKRGHSVKGPKYLALHLRFEIDMVAHSLCNFGGGEEERKELEAYRQIHFPALTRLEKNDKLPTPDELRTEGLCPLTPEEAVLMLAALGFNRKTHIFLAGAQIYGGPSRLASLTSLYPHLVTKENLLSPSELEPFKNFSSQLAALDFIGCTASSAFAMTDSGSQLSALASGFRMYYGGGQMATIRPNKRRLADIFLKNSTIEWKVFEQRVRKAVRQTKQVHRRPTARSIYRHPRCKECMCLLE; encoded by the exons ATGAATTTGAGCTCCATTAATGGCGTTTCGAAAAATTTCTCTGATTCAGATCAATCTTTGGATACCCCAACTTACCAAAACAGAAAACGCGGTTCACGGAAACGGGCAACTAGGGTTTCACCTTGGAAACGTTTTAAAGGATTGGGTTTTTTGATTGGATTGTTGGGTTTGTTCTTCCTTGTTAATTGGTGGATGCTTTCCCGCCTTAATCATTCTGGGTCTGGTCCAGAAATTAGTTCTTCTGCAGAAAATTCCAAGTCTTCTGTGGTTATTAAG GAAGATTTGGGagacataattaaagtaaataAGCCTCAAAAGACACCATTTGGCAGGCTGTTGAAATTGGCTGCGCATGCTTTGGCAGAG GGACAAAATAAGCCAGAACCGAAAGGGTTGTGGGAAGAGCCTTATGATCGCGCTTCCAACTGGAAGCCCTGCGCTGAGGAACGTGATTGGGAACCTAGTG AGGGAAACAATGGATACATTATGGTTACTGCTAATGGTGGGTTGAATCAACAGAGAGTTGCG GTGTGCAATGCTGTTGCTGTTGCACGATTACTTAATGCAACTCTCGTACTTCCCAAATTTATGTTCAGCAGTGTTTGGAGAGATGTGAG TCAATTCGGCGATATCTATCAGGAGGAGCATTTTATCAACTACTTAAAACCTGATATCCGGATAGTGAAGGAACTGCCTAAAGAACTGCAGTCTCTTGATCTGGATGCAATTGATAGTGTG GTGACTGATGAAGACATCATGAAGGAGGCGAAGCCAAGCTATTACCGCAAAAATATCCTTCCTCTCTTGTTAAAAAACAGAGTCCTCCATTTTCTTGGATTTGGAAACCGCTTGGCATTCGATCCAGTTCCATCTCAGCTTCAG AGACTCCGATGCAGATGTAATTTTTATGCACTGCAATTTGTCCCTAAGATTCAAGAAGGTGGTGCGTTGATTCTACAAAGAATAAGGCAAAACTCATCATATGCTGGACCGTTGGATAATTATCTTCTGGGTCCACATGCAAAGAAAATGGTGAAAGGAAAAAGAGGTCATTCTGTGAAAGGCCCAAAGTACCTTGCTTTGCACCTGAGATTTGAAATCGACATGGTGGCTCATTCACTTTGTAATTTTGGTGGGGGTGAAGAAGAGAGGAAGGAGTTGGAAGCATATCGCCAGATTCATTTCCCTGCATTGACACGTCTTGAGAAGAATGACAA GTTACCTACTCCTGATGAACTTAGGACAGAAGGTCTTTGCCCTTTAACACCTGAAGAAGCAGTACTTATGCTTGCCGCTCTGGGTTTCAACCGTAAGACGCATATATTTCTTGCGGGTGCTCAAATTTACGGAGGACCATCAAGGCTGGCTTCCTTAACCAGCCTGTATCCACATTTGGTTACAAAAGAAAATTTGCTTTCACCATCCGAACTTGAACCATTCAAGAATTTTTCATCTCAG TTGGCAGCACTGGACTTTATAGGTTGCACAGCATCCTCAGCCTTCGCCATGACAGACTCTGGGAGCCAGCTGTCAGCTCTAGCTTCTGGTTTTCGGATGTATTATGGGGGAGGACAGATGGCAACAATACGGCCAAACAAACGGCGACTTGCAGACATATTCTTGAAAAATTCCACTATAGAATGGAAAGTTTTTGAACAGAGAGTGAGGAAAGCAGTGCGACAAACTAAACAAGTCCACCGACGGCCAACAGCAAGGAGTATATATAGGCATCCGCGTTGCAAAGAGTGTATGTGCTTGTTGGAGTAG
- the LOC110793612 gene encoding O-fucosyltransferase 15 isoform X2, with protein MVTANGGLNQQRVAVCNAVAVARLLNATLVLPKFMFSSVWRDVSQFGDIYQEEHFINYLKPDIRIVKELPKELQSLDLDAIDSVVTDEDIMKEAKPSYYRKNILPLLLKNRVLHFLGFGNRLAFDPVPSQLQRLRCRCNFYALQFVPKIQEGGALILQRIRQNSSYAGPLDNYLLGPHAKKMVKGKRGHSVKGPKYLALHLRFEIDMVAHSLCNFGGGEEERKELEAYRQIHFPALTRLEKNDKLPTPDELRTEGLCPLTPEEAVLMLAALGFNRKTHIFLAGAQIYGGPSRLASLTSLYPHLVTKENLLSPSELEPFKNFSSQLAALDFIGCTASSAFAMTDSGSQLSALASGFRMYYGGGQMATIRPNKRRLADIFLKNSTIEWKVFEQRVRKAVRQTKQVHRRPTARSIYRHPRCKECMCLLE; from the exons ATGGTTACTGCTAATGGTGGGTTGAATCAACAGAGAGTTGCG GTGTGCAATGCTGTTGCTGTTGCACGATTACTTAATGCAACTCTCGTACTTCCCAAATTTATGTTCAGCAGTGTTTGGAGAGATGTGAG TCAATTCGGCGATATCTATCAGGAGGAGCATTTTATCAACTACTTAAAACCTGATATCCGGATAGTGAAGGAACTGCCTAAAGAACTGCAGTCTCTTGATCTGGATGCAATTGATAGTGTG GTGACTGATGAAGACATCATGAAGGAGGCGAAGCCAAGCTATTACCGCAAAAATATCCTTCCTCTCTTGTTAAAAAACAGAGTCCTCCATTTTCTTGGATTTGGAAACCGCTTGGCATTCGATCCAGTTCCATCTCAGCTTCAG AGACTCCGATGCAGATGTAATTTTTATGCACTGCAATTTGTCCCTAAGATTCAAGAAGGTGGTGCGTTGATTCTACAAAGAATAAGGCAAAACTCATCATATGCTGGACCGTTGGATAATTATCTTCTGGGTCCACATGCAAAGAAAATGGTGAAAGGAAAAAGAGGTCATTCTGTGAAAGGCCCAAAGTACCTTGCTTTGCACCTGAGATTTGAAATCGACATGGTGGCTCATTCACTTTGTAATTTTGGTGGGGGTGAAGAAGAGAGGAAGGAGTTGGAAGCATATCGCCAGATTCATTTCCCTGCATTGACACGTCTTGAGAAGAATGACAA GTTACCTACTCCTGATGAACTTAGGACAGAAGGTCTTTGCCCTTTAACACCTGAAGAAGCAGTACTTATGCTTGCCGCTCTGGGTTTCAACCGTAAGACGCATATATTTCTTGCGGGTGCTCAAATTTACGGAGGACCATCAAGGCTGGCTTCCTTAACCAGCCTGTATCCACATTTGGTTACAAAAGAAAATTTGCTTTCACCATCCGAACTTGAACCATTCAAGAATTTTTCATCTCAG TTGGCAGCACTGGACTTTATAGGTTGCACAGCATCCTCAGCCTTCGCCATGACAGACTCTGGGAGCCAGCTGTCAGCTCTAGCTTCTGGTTTTCGGATGTATTATGGGGGAGGACAGATGGCAACAATACGGCCAAACAAACGGCGACTTGCAGACATATTCTTGAAAAATTCCACTATAGAATGGAAAGTTTTTGAACAGAGAGTGAGGAAAGCAGTGCGACAAACTAAACAAGTCCACCGACGGCCAACAGCAAGGAGTATATATAGGCATCCGCGTTGCAAAGAGTGTATGTGCTTGTTGGAGTAG